The DNA region CGTGGTGGGTTTTTTGGGCCAGATCCGCCGCATCAAAGGCATCGACACCTTCATCGAGCTGGCCCGCCGCATCCCCGACCCGCGGGTGCGTTTCGTCATCGCCGGCGCCTGCCGCGATCCCGCGAAATTCCCCGGCTCCTACACCGAAGCACAACTCCGCGCTGCCATCGCCTTCGACCCGCGCCTGCGCTATGTGGGCTACCGCGGCGATGTGGAAAACCTCTACCATAGCGCCGATGTTATTGTTATGCCCTCACAGTGGGACGAACCTTTCGGTCTGATCACCATCGAAGCGGGCGCCAGCTACAAGCCTGTCGTCGCCAGCCGCTCAGGCGGCATTCCCGAAATCATCGAACACGGGGAAAACGGCTTTCTGGTAGACCGTTTTGATACCGCCGCCTTTGCTGAATACACCCGCCGCCTGGTGGCGGACCCCACCCTCAGCCAGCGCATGGGGCAAAACGCCCGGCGCGTGGTGGAAGCGCGTTTTGTGAACAAACCGGCACAGGATCTGGAAGCGGTGTTGGACGAGCTGCTGGCGGACGGCCACCGTGTTTGAAATCATCTTTGCAGCACTTGTGACCGCGTTCACCGGCGCGCCACTGGCGGTATTCGTCCGCTACCGCACCACGATTCTGGCCAACTGGCGCGAACCCGTGTTGCGCCATCCCGTGCTGATCGTTGAAAGCGACGATTGGGGCGCCGGACCTTCGAGGCAAGCACAGTCCCTGACACGCATCGCCGATACCCTGGCGGAATTTAAAGATTGCACCGGACACCCGCCGGTAATGACCCTGGCCCTGGTACTGGCGGTGGCGGACGGTCCGGAGATAAGGCGCAGTGGCGATTACCGGCGCCGCACCCTGACACACCCTTCCTATGAGACCCTCCGCCAGGCCATCGCCTACGGCGTGGGGAAAGGGGTGTTCGCGCTGCAACTCCACGGCATGGAACATTACTGGCCGGCGGCGCTGATGGCCAGTGATGACGAAGAGGTGCAGAAATGGTTGCGGGCCGACATGCCCCAGGCCACTGAAAGCCTCCCCTCTCCCTTGCAGAGCCGCTGGACCGATGCTTCCGTGCTGCCGTCAAAAGATCACGCCCCCGAAGCTGTGCGCCGCGCCGCCGCCGAGGAAGTGAAGCTGTACAATACTCTGTTTGGCACCTTGCCTGAGGTGGCTGTACCTACAACCTTTGTGTGGAACGATACCGTGGAAGCAGCGTGGGCCGAGGCGGGCGTGAACCTTGTTGTGACACCGGGAGTGCGCAAGCAATGCCGCGACGCACAGGGCCGACCGTCGTGCCAGGACAAACGCATACACAATGCCGAACGCGGCCGCGGCATTCATTACATCGTCCGGGACGATTACTTCGAACCCATGTTGGGCCACACGGCGGACAGCGCCCTGGCGGCACTGGAACGCAAGACCCGCTGCGGCCGCCCCTGCCTGCTGGAGACCCACCGCGCCAACTTTATTGATGCCAGTTATTCCGGCGAGCAGGCGCTGCAAGAACTGGCGCGCCTGCTGCGCCTCAGCTTGCAGCGCCACCCCACGCTCCGCTTCACGAGCACCGAACGGCTGGCGCGCGCGCTGATAGCACGGGACGAACAGTGGGTGGACATCCGCCCGGTGCGCCGTTTGCAGGTACTCGCGCTGCGGCTTGACAATATTCCCCGGCTGGGAAAGCTGGCGCGGTTCAGCGGCATCAGTGCCGTCCTGCGCGCCACCGCCACCATCATCAATCGACTGAAAAGAGGCTGAACCGACCGTGGACACCCCCTCTCTGCCCTGCCTCATGTTGACGGAAATTTTCCTGCCCACCAAGGGCGGCACGGCCGTGTCCTTCGATGACGATTTCCGCCGGCTCGGCGGCAAGGAAGTCCACATTGTCACCGCTGCCGTGCCCGGCGCCGCCGACTTCGACCGCACCCATCCCAACACCGTGCACCGGCTGGTGTTGCAACGCCACCGGTGGCTGAAGCCCGAGTCGGCGTTGATGTACGCGCGCTTCTTCGGCCGGGCGCTGCGCCTCGCCCTGACCCGACCCGTCAAAGCCGCCTTCGCCGGCCGCGCCCTGCCGGAGGGCATCACCGCCCTGGCGGTGGGCCGGCTGCGACGGGTGCCGGTGTTGATTTACGCCCACGGCGAAGAACTCACCGGCTGGGGCCGGGGCAGAAAATTCAAAGCCATGTGCTTCGCCTTGCGTCACGCCGACTGGATATTGGCCAACAGCGACTTCACCCGCAACACCCTGGTCAATCTGATCGGCGTCCGCCCCGAGCGGATCGCGTTGATTTATCCCACGGTGGACGAGACCCGCTTTCGGCCCGGCTTGCCCGGTGGTGATTTACGGCGCAGCATCGGTGTAGGCAAAGACCAAAAGCTCATCCTGTCCGTGGGCCGCCTGCAGCGCCGCAAAGGCTTCGATAACACGCTGCGCGCGCTGCCGAAAGTCATCGAACGGGGCATCGACGTGCATTATGCCTTGATCGGCATCGGTGAAGACCAGGCGTATTTGCGCAACCTGGCAAGCGGTCTCGGCGTCAGCAGGCGGGTACATTTCCTCGGCCACGTCAGTTACGAGGATCTGCCCCGCTGGTACAACGCCTGCGATGTGTTCGCCATGCCCAACCGGGACATCGACGGCGACACGGAAGGCTTTGGCCTGGTGTTTCTGGAGGCGGCGGCCTGCGCCAAACCAGCTCTGGCGGGACGCGCCGGCGGCACCGGCTCGGCGGTGGTGGACGGGGAAACGGGGCTTCGAATCGACGGTGAGAAGGTGGATGACATCGCCGCGGCGCTGGTGCGCTTGCTGTCCGATGAGCCATACGCCCAAACCTTGGGCGACAAGGGGCGGGAACGCGTCTGTTCGAATTTCACCCATCAGCGTCGCGTTGACCAACTGCGCGACCTGGCCTTGGGAGAACAACCCTAGCAGGATGTTGAAAAACTTTATTTTTCAACAAGTTGCCACAACCCGCGGTCAGCACCCTGCCAGCAGGGCCTGGGCCCGGGCATAGTCAGCCGGGATACCAATGTCGATAAACGCCCCTGGCGCGGTCACTGCCAAGGGCTGCAAATCACTCACGTGAGGCATGAGAAAATCAGCCTCGAAGGAAAAGGCTTCAGGCAAAACGAAACCGTCGAACAAGCTGGTAGCCATCAGGTACACCCCGCCATTGATGGCGCCGGGTCCCGCCCGGCCTTTTTCCAAAAAACCCCGCACCCGTCCCCCGGCAAGGGCGAGCGCGCCGTAACGGGCCACATCAGGCACCTTTGCCACAGCCATGCTGAGCCTGGCGTCCGCTGCCAGATGGGCGGCTGCCATGGCAGCGTAATCCATGTCCAGCCAGGTATCACCGTTGACCACAAAAACCTGGGGGGTGGCGATCCTACCCAACGCCAAGCGGATAGCCCCACCAGTGCCCCGCGGCTCCGGCTCCACGGAATAAGCCAGGGACAAGGACCGGTAGCGCTCACCGAAACAGCCCTGGATCACCTCGTGACGGTAACTCACCGCCAGCACGGCGCGCCCGAAGCCGGCTTCGACAAGAGTGTCCAACAACCAGGCCAAGAACGGCCGCCCTCCCACCGGCGCCATGGGCTTGGGCAGATCCGGCACCACGCTGCGCAGGCGGGTGCCGAGGCCGCCGGCCAGGATGATCGCTTCCATCAGCCTTGGGGAAACATTTGGGCTTCGATGAGATGGCAGAGGATGTGGCCCATGAGGATGTGGCCTTCCTGAATGCGCGGGGTGGAATCGGACGGGACGCGCAGACAGTGATCACATGAACCGGCCAGTTCGCCCCCGCCACGGCCGGTGAGGCCCACGGTGTGCAGGCCCTGGTCACGCGCGCTGGTGACGGCCGCAAGGATGTTGGGCGAGCGGCCCGAGGTGGAAATGGCAAAGAACACATCACCCGGCCGTCCCAGGGCCTCGATCTGGCGGGCGAACAGGCGTTCAAAACCGTAGTCGTTGCCGATGGCGGTCAGGGCCGAGGTGTCGGTGGTGAGGGCGATGGCCGGCAGGCCGGGGCGGTCGTAGTGGAAGCGGCTCACCAGTTCGCCCGCCAGATGCTGGGCGTCGGCAGCACTGCCGCCGTTGCCGGCGAAAAAAATGCTGTGGCCCTGCCGCAGGGCGCCAACGCACAAGCCGGCAACGGTTTCGATGCGTGCCACCAGGACCGCATCCTTGCTCATGGCCTGAATGTTGGCCGCAGTGGTCCGCATTTGTTGTTGGATCAGGTCCGTCATAGTTTCCACCCCTGGGTGCCGTGCTTGGTGAAATGGCAGGTGTAGAGGCGCCCCTCCAGTTGCTCCAGGGCACGCCGCACCTCCATGCGCCGGGCCGGATCGACAAACAGCATCATAAAGCCGCCGCCACCGGCGCCGGAGACTTTGCCCGCCCGCATGCCCGCCTCTTGGGCCAGGGCATAGGCCGCTTCGATGCGCGGGTTGGAGATGCTTTTCGCCATGCGTTTTTTTGCCTCCCAGCCCGCGGCCATGGAACTGACCAAGCCATCAAAATCACCTTTCAACAAGCATTCTTTGATTTGCAAGGCCTCCTGCTTCAAGGCGTGCATGGCGTCGATGGCGGTGGCGTCGTTGCGTGTCACGTTGTTGGCCTGCTCGTCGATGATCTGGGCGCTTTGGCGGGAGACGCCGCAAAAATACAGCAATAATGAGGCCTCGAACTCTGACAGGATCCAGTTCTTGATGCGCAAGGGATTGACCACCACCCGCTCGTCGGCGTGAAACTCCATGAAATTGAAACCGCCAAAAGTGGCCGCGTATTGGTCCTGGCGGCCGCCGGACAGGCCCACGTCCCGGCGCTCGATGTCGTAGGCCAGGCGGGCGATGTCGTATTCGCCCAGGGGCAGGTTCAACCACTCGGCGAAGGCTTTGACCATGGCCACCACCAGGGTGGAGGAAGAACCCAGGCCGGAGCCCGGCGGGGCGTCGGAGTGGGTGGTGAGGGTCATGGCCAGGGGCCGGCCGCCGTTGAATTCGGCAATGATGCGGTTATACACCCCTTTGTGCAGTTCCAAGGTGCCGTCCAGCGTCAGGGCGGGTTCGGCCGGGCCGGACCAGCTCTGCTGGCGGTCGGCGGCGACGAAGCGCAGTGTTCCCTGCTCGTTGGGCTCGATGGTGGTGTAGGCGTATTTGTCGATGGTGGCGTTGAGCACCAGCCCGCCATAGCGGTCGCAATAGGGGGACACATCGGTGCCACCCCCGGCCAGTCCCAGGCGCAACGGCGCCCTGGCTCTGATAATCATGGTTTGCGCTTCCGGGGTTGAGGTTCATCCGAGTGAGAGGCGCCAGTCCGCTGCGGGAAACGGTCGTCTCTCATCCAGGCGGCAAGGAGACTTTGCAGGCGCCGGGCCACATGCGGGTATTGGTCCAGCACATTGCGCTGGCAGGCGGGATCCTGGGCGATGTTGAACAGCTGATACAAGGCACCATCGATGAGTGGCTGGTAGGTCAGCTTCCAGTCCCCCAGGCGCACCATGCGGTCCTTGGCCGCGATAATCAAATCATGGTAGCCAGGCTTGAGGGCGATCATGCCCAGTTGTTTGTCCGGCACTTCCAGCAGGTCGGGCAGTTTGGGGTAACGCAGGTGCCTGGCCGGCGTACCCGGCAGATCGGTAAGCCACACGCCGGTTTCGTAAAAGGCCGGCAGGGGCGCTTCCAGCGACTCACCCCGCATCAAGGGTACCAGGGAGGTGCCTTCCATACTGGAAGGGATCGGCGCCTGGATCAAGTCCAACAGGGTCGGCGCCAGATCCACCGTGCGCACCACGTCGCTGACCCGGCGCCCGGCCGCGTGGCGCGGGTCGGCGATGATCAAGGGCACCCGGGCGGAAAAATCGCCGATGGCGGAATTGCCCTGGCCCCAGGTTTCATGCTCGAAGAATTCCATGCCGTGGTCGCTGAACACAACGACGATGGTATTGTCACTGAGCCCGGAGGCGTCCAGATAGTCCAGCACGCGCTGCAATTCATCGTCGAAATTCTTCACGCAGCCGTCGTACAAATCGATGATCTGCTCAAGATCAAACTCGGTTTTCGGCTCTCCCTGGCGGCGGATGATTTCAAAGGGATCGCGCAGCCGCGCCATGGCGAATTTGGACTCGCCCCGGTAGTTGCGGTCCGCGTACATCGTGTAGTACGGATATTTTGAAGTAAACGGCGGATGGGTGCAGGCCATGAAAGACATTAAAAAAAACGGCCCCTCACCGGCGGCCAGGCGCCTTATCATGGCCCGCGTGTCGCGCCC from Gammaproteobacteria bacterium includes:
- a CDS encoding glycosyltransferase family 1 protein gives rise to the protein MSPSTPKTIAYIATSAGDWGGTSRYLFVMLRQLNRERFAPLVLFPAQGPMLPEMARRGIRHRIWPEHEPHGKLAYARDVVRCLTLLRREKVDLLYVNHVGYWRPAEMLAARLLGLPIVTHAHRVVKQAPPYLRFSTLLLTNSHYTATASVATPMPRRVIHCPVDVARFDGARDIRAELGLSADDIVVGFLGQIRRIKGIDTFIELARRIPDPRVRFVIAGACRDPAKFPGSYTEAQLRAAIAFDPRLRYVGYRGDVENLYHSADVIVMPSQWDEPFGLITIEAGASYKPVVASRSGGIPEIIEHGENGFLVDRFDTAAFAEYTRRLVADPTLSQRMGQNARRVVEARFVNKPAQDLEAVLDELLADGHRV
- a CDS encoding dehydrogenase — encoded protein: MIIRARAPLRLGLAGGGTDVSPYCDRYGGLVLNATIDKYAYTTIEPNEQGTLRFVAADRQQSWSGPAEPALTLDGTLELHKGVYNRIIAEFNGGRPLAMTLTTHSDAPPGSGLGSSSTLVVAMVKAFAEWLNLPLGEYDIARLAYDIERRDVGLSGGRQDQYAATFGGFNFMEFHADERVVVNPLRIKNWILSEFEASLLLYFCGVSRQSAQIIDEQANNVTRNDATAIDAMHALKQEALQIKECLLKGDFDGLVSSMAAGWEAKKRMAKSISNPRIEAAYALAQEAGMRAGKVSGAGGGGFMMLFVDPARRMEVRRALEQLEGRLYTCHFTKHGTQGWKL
- a CDS encoding glycosyltransferase family 4 protein, which gives rise to MLTEIFLPTKGGTAVSFDDDFRRLGGKEVHIVTAAVPGAADFDRTHPNTVHRLVLQRHRWLKPESALMYARFFGRALRLALTRPVKAAFAGRALPEGITALAVGRLRRVPVLIYAHGEELTGWGRGRKFKAMCFALRHADWILANSDFTRNTLVNLIGVRPERIALIYPTVDETRFRPGLPGGDLRRSIGVGKDQKLILSVGRLQRRKGFDNTLRALPKVIERGIDVHYALIGIGEDQAYLRNLASGLGVSRRVHFLGHVSYEDLPRWYNACDVFAMPNRDIDGDTEGFGLVFLEAAACAKPALAGRAGGTGSAVVDGETGLRIDGEKVDDIAAALVRLLSDEPYAQTLGDKGRERVCSNFTHQRRVDQLRDLALGEQP
- a CDS encoding SIS domain-containing protein; the encoded protein is MTDLIQQQMRTTAANIQAMSKDAVLVARIETVAGLCVGALRQGHSIFFAGNGGSAADAQHLAGELVSRFHYDRPGLPAIALTTDTSALTAIGNDYGFERLFARQIEALGRPGDVFFAISTSGRSPNILAAVTSARDQGLHTVGLTGRGGGELAGSCDHCLRVPSDSTPRIQEGHILMGHILCHLIEAQMFPQG
- a CDS encoding D-glycero-D-manno-heptose 1-phosphate guanosyltransferase, whose product is MEAIILAGGLGTRLRSVVPDLPKPMAPVGGRPFLAWLLDTLVEAGFGRAVLAVSYRHEVIQGCFGERYRSLSLAYSVEPEPRGTGGAIRLALGRIATPQVFVVNGDTWLDMDYAAMAAAHLAADARLSMAVAKVPDVARYGALALAGGRVRGFLEKGRAGPGAINGGVYLMATSLFDGFVLPEAFSFEADFLMPHVSDLQPLAVTAPGAFIDIGIPADYARAQALLAGC